The Rhineura floridana isolate rRhiFlo1 chromosome 8, rRhiFlo1.hap2, whole genome shotgun sequence genome includes a region encoding these proteins:
- the YEATS4 gene encoding YEATS domain-containing protein 4 isoform X1, whose protein sequence is MSAGRGGSRFFRKCRSVLCRLANGYFDGQGVTIVKPIVYGNVARYFGKKREEDGHTHQWTVYVKPYRNEDMSAYVKKIQFKLHESYGNPLRVVTKPPYEITETGWGEFEIIIKIFFIDPNERPVTLYHLLKLFQSDTNAILGKKTVVSEFYDEMIFQDPTAMMQQLLTTSRQLTLGAYKHETEFANVEVKTREKLEAAKKKTSFEIAELKERLKASRETINCLKNEIRKLEDDDQSKDI, encoded by the exons ATGAGTGCGGGGCGGGGGGGTTCGCGCTTTTTCAGAAAGTGCCGGTCGGTTCTATGTCGTCTCGCTAACGGTTACTTTGACGGCCAG GGTGTTACTATTGTGAAACCTATAGTTTATGGGAATGTTGCACGCTATTTTGGGAAGAAGCGAGAAGAAGATGGACACACACATCAGTGGACAGTTTATGTTAAGCCTTATAGAAATGAG GATATGTCTGCTTATGTAAAGAAAATCCAATTTAAGTTGCATGAAAGCTATGGTAATCCATTGAGAG TTGTAACTAAACCACCATACGAAATCACTGAAACAGGCTGGGGTGAATTTGAAATCATCATCAAGATATTTTTTATTGATCCTAATGAAAGACCT GTGACACTGTATCACTTGCTAAAGCTGTTTCAGTCTGACACTAATGCAATCCTGGGGAAGAAAACCGTAgtttctgaattttatgatgaGATG atattTCAGGATCCTACTGCTATGATGCAGCAACTGCTGACTACATCTCGTCAGTTAACACTTGGTGCTTATAAGCATGAAACAGAGT TTGCCAATGTAGAAGTAAAAACCAGGGAGAAGCTGGAAGCTGCCAAAAAGAAAACCAGTTTTGAGATTGCAGAACTTAAAGAAAGATTAAAAGCAAGTCGTGAAACTATCAACTGCTTGAAAAATGAAATCAGGAAACTTGAGGATGATGATCAGTCTAAAGACATATAA
- the YEATS4 gene encoding YEATS domain-containing protein 4 isoform X2 yields the protein MFKRMAEFGPDSGGRVKGVTIVKPIVYGNVARYFGKKREEDGHTHQWTVYVKPYRNEDMSAYVKKIQFKLHESYGNPLRVVTKPPYEITETGWGEFEIIIKIFFIDPNERPVTLYHLLKLFQSDTNAILGKKTVVSEFYDEMIFQDPTAMMQQLLTTSRQLTLGAYKHETEFANVEVKTREKLEAAKKKTSFEIAELKERLKASRETINCLKNEIRKLEDDDQSKDI from the exons ATGTTCAAGAGAATGGCTGAGTTTGGGCCTGACTCGGGGGGAAGAGTGAAG GGTGTTACTATTGTGAAACCTATAGTTTATGGGAATGTTGCACGCTATTTTGGGAAGAAGCGAGAAGAAGATGGACACACACATCAGTGGACAGTTTATGTTAAGCCTTATAGAAATGAG GATATGTCTGCTTATGTAAAGAAAATCCAATTTAAGTTGCATGAAAGCTATGGTAATCCATTGAGAG TTGTAACTAAACCACCATACGAAATCACTGAAACAGGCTGGGGTGAATTTGAAATCATCATCAAGATATTTTTTATTGATCCTAATGAAAGACCT GTGACACTGTATCACTTGCTAAAGCTGTTTCAGTCTGACACTAATGCAATCCTGGGGAAGAAAACCGTAgtttctgaattttatgatgaGATG atattTCAGGATCCTACTGCTATGATGCAGCAACTGCTGACTACATCTCGTCAGTTAACACTTGGTGCTTATAAGCATGAAACAGAGT TTGCCAATGTAGAAGTAAAAACCAGGGAGAAGCTGGAAGCTGCCAAAAAGAAAACCAGTTTTGAGATTGCAGAACTTAAAGAAAGATTAAAAGCAAGTCGTGAAACTATCAACTGCTTGAAAAATGAAATCAGGAAACTTGAGGATGATGATCAGTCTAAAGACATATAA